Part of the Rhodobacteraceae bacterium M385 genome is shown below.
GCTTCCCAACAAGATCGAAAAGTTCACGGTTCTCCGTGGCCCGCACGTGGACAAGAAGTCCCGCGATCAGTGGGAAATCCGTACGCACAAGCGTCTTTTGGACATTGTTGATCCGACCCCCCAGACCGTGGACGCGCTGATGAAGCTCGACCTCGCCGCTGGTGTGGATGTCGAGATCAAGGTTTAAGGAGGGCTACTGAACATGTTGCGCTCTGGTGTAATCGCGAAGAAGGTCGGGATGACCCGCCTCTTCATGGAAGACGGCAAGCAGATTCCTGTGACCGTTCTTCAGATGGAAAAAGTTCAGGTTGTGGCCAAGAAAACCACTGACACGGATGGCTATACAGCCGTTCAGCTCGGTGCAGGCACAGCAAAAGCCAAGCGGACGTCTGCGC
Proteins encoded:
- the rpsJ gene encoding 30S ribosomal protein S10, with the protein product MAVSQNIRIRLKAFDYRVLDASTQEIVNTAKRTGAQVRGPIPLPNKIEKFTVLRGPHVDKKSRDQWEIRTHKRLLDIVDPTPQTVDALMKLDLAAGVDVEIKV